One Verrucomicrobiota bacterium genomic window, GCCACCACCTCACCTCCGCCTCCCCGATGCATGGCGTAGGTGATTATTACTTTGCCTTGCGTCATGGCCGGGGACTGGAGAAATGGTGGTACATTGCAAGACGCCCTTTCCGCGAAGTCGGCACCAAGTTCCACCTGAAACATCCGTGGTACATCCCGATAAAACTACTGGGCGAATTTCGTGCAATGCTCCTGGCGTTTAAGCTAATTCGACAACAACCAAAATCACCCAAATTCGCGTAAGTGATAACCGCCTCGCTAGGTAAGTATTTTCGTCACTTGCTCATGCTTGTTTATGTCTTCTAATATTTCGCAAATACATAGGGATGGTTCGAGCGATTGCGAAGTTCTACCGTGGGACACTGAGTTTTTTGGAGTGCGAATTGCGCGCTTGAAGCTCGATTACTTGGTACCCGAAGGGATTGCCCGGATGGTGGAATGGTGCAGGCAGGAGCGGATTGATTGCTTGTACTTTCTAGCAGATTGCAGTAGTGCTGCTACTATGGTCTTGGCAGCCGAAAATCGTTTCTTCCAGACTGATATCCGGATCACGCTGAGCTGCAATACTACTGGTTTAATTACTGCCATGCCAAATTCCAATAGCATCCGGAGTGGGTGCGCTCAAGACTTGGATAGGCTGGAGGCTATTGCGCGGTGCAGTCACCACGATTCCCGTTTTTATTTCGATGAACGTTTTTCACGACAAAAGTGTGATGATCTGTACGCAAACTGGATGCGCAAAAGCTTTTCAGGGCTTGCCGATGAAGTTTTAGTTGCCGAATGGAATGGCGCTGCAGCGGGTTATATTACCTGTCGTATAACGGAACCGGGCAAAGGCGAAATCGGTTTACTGGGGGTAGATGGCAGGGCGCGCGGCCATGGTCTTGGTCCTCAGTTGGTTGGGGGTGCCTTGCAATGGTTTCGCGACCGCAACGTCAAAACGGTTACGGTAGTGACGCAGGGGCGCAATGTGATCGCTCAACGCTGCTACCAGCGCGCTGGCTTTTTAACCGATACTATTCAGCTATGGTTTCACCGCTGGTTTTCATATGCACTGCCATCATGAAATGAAGAATCCCATTGGAGGTTAATACATTGAATATGATTCCGTTTAATCGTTCTTCGCTGGTAGGGCGGGAGTTGGAATTCATCACTCAGGCAATTACCATTGGGCAGGTGGCTGGTGATCAGACTTTTTCTAAAAAATGTCAAATTATTTTGGAGCAGACTCTTGATGTAGAAAGGGCCCTGGTCACGACTTCTTGCACTCATGCACTGGAAATGGCCGCTTTACTTCTCGATATCGGCCCTGGTGACGAGGTGATCGTCCCTTCCTTCACCTTTGTTTCCACCGCCAATGCGTTTGCCTTGCGTGGCGCAAAGATCGTCTTTGCAGATGTGCGGCCAGACACTTTGAACTTGGACGAATCCAAGCTCGAAGCTTTGATAACAAACAGAACAAGAGTCATTGTGCCTGTGCATTATGCGGGCGTGGGCTGTGAAATAGCCTCCATCATGGAGATTGCCAATCGCCATGGCGTCGCCGTTGTTGAGGATAACGCCCATGGATTATTCGGGAAACACAAAGGCCGCTGGCTGGGAACCTTCGGCTGTCTGGCAACGCAGAGTTTTCATGAAACGAAAAATATAACATGCGGGGAGGGTGGGTCGCTGCTAATAAACGATACGGCGTTGGTGGAGCGCGCCGAGATTATTCGAGAAAAGGGCACCAACCGCAGCCGGTTCTTTCGTGGCCAAGTGGATAAATATACTTGGGTGGATATTGGATCCAGCTATGTGATGAGCGATGTGTTAGCTGCATTTCTCTATGGACAACTGGAACAATGGCGGAACATCCAGACGGTCCGGAAAGCGATTTGGGGGCGATACCATGAAGGTTTGCGGGCTTGGGCCGATGCCAGCGGAGTTAATCAGCCACTGGTGCCAGAGTACTGCGAACAGGCGTACCACATGTATTACCTGCTCATGCCGGATTTGGAAAGTCGGCAAAATCTGATAGCCAGACTAAAGGAACGGGGAATTATGGCAGTGTTTCATTACCTGCCTTTGCATTTGTCTCCGATGGGAGTAAAACATGGTGGCAGACAGGGAATTTGCCCAATCACGGAGGATGTGAGCGATAGGTTGGTAAGATTGCCGTTTTATAACACGTTGCACGAATCTGAACAGGATTGGGTAATTAAATCGGTATTGGCAAGCTAGTGGCAGAACAGTTTTTATGAGCACGGTTCTTTTTTGCGGGGGCAGGTTGGTTGAATATTTTGTGAGGCAATTATGTTGGCACTCGTGATTCCAGTCGCACCAAAACGCGATCAAAACCAGTGGACTGAAGGATGCTCCCTGTTGCATGATACATTGGCGTCAATAACTAGCCAGGCTTCATCTGAGTATCACGCCATCCTCCTCCGCCATCGAGGTGACAGTTACTACTACCTTGGATCGGGCTCAGGTGCGTTATGGGCCGTTATGGGCCGCCGAACTTGCTGAAAATGGACATCGAGGGTGCAGAGGTAGATGCCTTGCGTGGAGCCACTAAAGTTTTGAAAAACGCCAGACCCATATGGCTGATCGAACTTCATGGCTCGGAATGCGAGCGAAAGGTGCGGAAAATTCTGGTGGCTACGGGCTATCAGTTTCAAGGACTGGGTGGCAAAGGATTGTCCCCGGCGCAGTCCTTACCGCATCATCTTATCGCGCATCCTCGTTGATGAGTTTTAGAACTCGAAAAAGCTAATTGACTCAATCGTTTAAACCAATCATCGTTTTGTGGCCAACGCCATCGTTGCATTATGAAAGTTGCTATCTTATGCGGTGGGAGGGGGACCAGGATACGTGAAGTCAGCGACCTGATCCCCAAACCCATGATCCCGGTCGGAAATCGGCCCATCTTGTGGCATATCATGAAGATATTTAGCGCCCAAGGCTTTAACGAATTCGTGTTGCTTCTGGGATACAAGGGGCAAGTCATTCGCGAATTTTTTCTCAATTTTGCCGCGCATACAGCGGATATGACCATTGACATGAACGTCCGTGGTTCCGGGCGGGTTTGTTTTCATAGTGAAACCCAGGAACCATGGAAAATTACGCTGGTGGACACTGGTGAGCAGGCCATGACGGGCGCCCGGCTGTGGCGGGCGAGGAAATTCCTCGCTGATGCAGATGGTTTCATGGCCACCTATGGCGATGGGATCGGCAACGTGGATCTCGGACGGCTGCTTAAGTTTCATCAGGCGCATGGAAAAACTGGTACCTTAACGGGCGTTCGCCCGCCCGGGCGCTTTGGGGAGATGGAAGTGCAGCAGTCCCGGGTATGCAAGTTTAATGAAAAACCCCAGGTAAGCGAAGGGTACATCAATGGCGGATTTTTTGTTTTCGATCCTTCCATTTTTGACCGGTTTTTAAATGATCGTGAAGATTTGGTTTTGGAAAAGGAACCGTTGGAACGGATGGCCTCGTCAGGGGAGTTGATGATGTGTCCGCACGATGGTTTCTGGCAGCCCATGGATACGCCCCGGGAATACCAATTGATCAATGAACTTTGGGCTGGCCCTAATCCGCCTTGGAAGATCTGGTGAATACTATGGATGCTTTTAAACGATTCTACGCTGGTCGAACGGTGTTTGTCACGGGCCATACGGGCTTTAAAGGGGCCTGGCTGACCTCGTGGTTGCTGGAGTTGGGGGCGCACGTCACGGGGTTCAGTGATCAAGTGGCGCCGGGAAACGGCTTATTTAAGTCGTTGGGCCTGGAATCGCGCCTGGAGCACCTTTTGGGCGACGTGCGGCAATTCGACCGCCTGAACCAGGCAATTCAAAA contains:
- a CDS encoding GNAT family N-acetyltransferase, with product MKLDYLVPEGIARMVEWCRQERIDCLYFLADCSSAATMVLAAENRFFQTDIRITLSCNTTGLITAMPNSNSIRSGCAQDLDRLEAIARCSHHDSRFYFDERFSRQKCDDLYANWMRKSFSGLADEVLVAEWNGAAAGYITCRITEPGKGEIGLLGVDGRARGHGLGPQLVGGALQWFRDRNVKTVTVVTQGRNVIAQRCYQRAGFLTDTIQLWFHRWFSYALPS
- the rffA gene encoding dTDP-4-amino-4,6-dideoxygalactose transaminase, whose protein sequence is MIPFNRSSLVGRELEFITQAITIGQVAGDQTFSKKCQIILEQTLDVERALVTTSCTHALEMAALLLDIGPGDEVIVPSFTFVSTANAFALRGAKIVFADVRPDTLNLDESKLEALITNRTRVIVPVHYAGVGCEIASIMEIANRHGVAVVEDNAHGLFGKHKGRWLGTFGCLATQSFHETKNITCGEGGSLLINDTALVERAEIIREKGTNRSRFFRGQVDKYTWVDIGSSYVMSDVLAAFLYGQLEQWRNIQTVRKAIWGRYHEGLRAWADASGVNQPLVPEYCEQAYHMYYLLMPDLESRQNLIARLKERGIMAVFHYLPLHLSPMGVKHGGRQGICPITEDVSDRLVRLPFYNTLHESEQDWVIKSVLAS
- the rfbF gene encoding glucose-1-phosphate cytidylyltransferase — translated: MKVAILCGGRGTRIREVSDLIPKPMIPVGNRPILWHIMKIFSAQGFNEFVLLLGYKGQVIREFFLNFAAHTADMTIDMNVRGSGRVCFHSETQEPWKITLVDTGEQAMTGARLWRARKFLADADGFMATYGDGIGNVDLGRLLKFHQAHGKTGTLTGVRPPGRFGEMEVQQSRVCKFNEKPQVSEGYINGGFFVFDPSIFDRFLNDREDLVLEKEPLERMASSGELMMCPHDGFWQPMDTPREYQLINELWAGPNPPWKIW